A single window of Eucalyptus grandis isolate ANBG69807.140 chromosome 1, ASM1654582v1, whole genome shotgun sequence DNA harbors:
- the LOC120295745 gene encoding jacalin-related lectin 3-like: MDAMFALAIINLDYPHELVSGYIKDYYSVIQSLTFESNIRGHGQEEGRFFSCILACSKIIGFHGRSGVQLDALEVYPEPISDHLLKSIGPFGGQGGSPWDDGHSMGVRKTIIKGGLVNDFITIEYDKNGSMVQGPKHGGDGGHLTLELFPSPIHSS, translated from the exons ATGGATGCGATGTTTGCTTTGGCCATT ATTAACTTGGACTACCCACATGAGTTAGTGTCAGGTTATATCAAAGATTATTATTCTGTTATTCAATCACTCACGTTCGAAAGCAATATAAGAGGGCATGGAcaggaagaaggaaggttctTTAGCTGCATATTGGCATGCAGCAAGATAATTGGCTTTCACGGAAGGTCTGGCGTTCAACTTGATGCGCTAGAAGTCTACCCAGAACCAATTTCTGATCATCTCTTGAAATCCATTGGGCCATTCGGAGGACAAGGTGGCAGTCCATGGGATGATGGACATAGCATGGGTGTGAGAAAAACCATTATAAAGGGTGGATTAGTTAATGACTTCATTACTATTGAGTACGACAAGAACGGGTCTATGGTTCAGGGCCCTAAACATGGTGGAGATGGAGGACATCTAACCCTCGAG CTCTTCCCGTCTCCTATCCACTCATCTTGA
- the LOC104443680 gene encoding ATP-dependent DNA helicase SRS2-like protein At4g25120 isoform X2 yields MTPLAMLGYLHLTGKLESRKVFRQCFDLKKEQLEQLVIQLILDRVLKYLLEQRAVLNVDGGKLLNEDSDLRSVLQYLLDDVSSFLSTHARRHDNENSITLTTIHQSKGLEWDIVFIVKMENNDVNGAIMGAATSIMAAGILVMEDEAFGFRYLERHGGKEILRESYSLIAFYIREILIVSIIYV; encoded by the exons ATGACTCCGTTAGCTATGTTAGGTTATCTGCATCTTACAGGGAAGCTAGAGTCGAGAAAAGTATTCCGTCAGT GTTTTGATCTTAAGAAGGAGCAATTAGAGCAACTGGTGATACAGTTGATATTGGATCGAGTGTTG AAGTATCTCCTTGAGCAACGGGCAGTTCTAAATGTGGATGGAGGGAAGCTGCTGAATGAAGACAGCGACCTTAGATCT GTTCTTCAGTACCTATTGGATGATGTGTCAAGCTTCTTATCAACTCATGCACGGAGACATGACAATGAAAATTCCATAACATTGACCACTATTCATCAG TCAAAAGGCTTAGAGTGGGACATTGTTTTCATAGTGAAG ATGGAAAATAATGATGTTAATGGAGCAATAATGGGTGCAGCTACGTCAATAATGGCAGCTGGTATATTAGTAATGGAGGATGAAGCTTTTGGTTTCAGATACCTAGAGCGCCACGGGGGGAAAGAGATTTTGAGAGAGAGTTATTCATTAATCGCATTTTACATTCGGGAGATACTAATTGTGTCAATCATATACGTATGA
- the LOC104443680 gene encoding ATP-dependent DNA helicase SRS2-like protein At4g25120 isoform X4 — protein sequence MTPLAMLGYLHLTGKLESRKVFRQCFDLKKEQLEQLVIQLILDRVLKYLLEQRAVLNVDGGKLLNEDSDLRSVLQYLLDDVSSFLSTHARRHDNENSITLTTIHQSKGLEWDIVFIVKS from the exons ATGACTCCGTTAGCTATGTTAGGTTATCTGCATCTTACAGGGAAGCTAGAGTCGAGAAAAGTATTCCGTCAGT GTTTTGATCTTAAGAAGGAGCAATTAGAGCAACTGGTGATACAGTTGATATTGGATCGAGTGTTG AAGTATCTCCTTGAGCAACGGGCAGTTCTAAATGTGGATGGAGGGAAGCTGCTGAATGAAGACAGCGACCTTAGATCT GTTCTTCAGTACCTATTGGATGATGTGTCAAGCTTCTTATCAACTCATGCACGGAGACATGACAATGAAAATTCCATAACATTGACCACTATTCATCAG TCAAAAGGCTTAGAGTGGGACATTGTTTTCATAGTGAAG AGTTGA